A single region of the Drosophila takahashii strain IR98-3 E-12201 chromosome 2R, DtakHiC1v2, whole genome shotgun sequence genome encodes:
- the TpnC47D gene encoding troponin C produces the protein MENIDEDLTPEQIAVLQKAFNSFDHQKTGSIPTEMVADILRLMGQPFDRQILDELINEVDEDKSGRLEFEEFVQLAAKFIVEEDDEAMQKELREAFRLYDKQGNGYIPTSCLKEILKELDDQLTDKELDLMIEEIDSDGSGTVDFDEFMEMMTGE, from the exons ATGGAGAACATT GATGAAGACCTGACCCCCGAGCAGATTGCCGTTCTGCAGAAGGCATTCAACAGCTTCGATCACCAGAAGACCGGCAGTATCCCCACCGAAATGGTGGCCGATATCCTTCGTCTTATGGGTCAGCCCTTCGACAGGCAGATCCTTGACGAGCTGATCAACGAGGTCGATGAGGACA AGTCTGGTCGCCTGGAGTTCGAGGAATTCGTCCAGCTGGCCGCCAAGTTCATCGTGGAGGAGGATGATGAGGCCATGCAGAAGGAGCTGCGCGAAGCTTTCCGCCTGTACGACAAGCAGGGCAATGGCTACATTCCCACCTCCTGCCTGAAGGAGATCCTCAAGGAGCTGGACGACCAGCTGACCGACAAGGAATTGGACCTCATGATCGAGGAAATTGATTCCGACGGCTCTGGCACCGTTGATTTTGATG AATTCATGGAGATGATGACTGGCGAGTAA